From the Thermococcus sp. 18S1 genome, one window contains:
- a CDS encoding CGP-CTERM-anchored Cys-rich protein, protein MKRLAALIILLMFTLTPVVKACMSPADTYAVEVVLNKPGIVYKPYPQFHALHNALIENGTFIFRSHYDRRLYVMLWNGSDGPHLRVQIPVEWKALNVSGASLNLSLLLTEETLEKLRADGWSVTDNTTFERNGVRISLIPVAGKECTSDADCATGGCSGEVCAPEKEAREIVTPCVYRPWYDCLSLTSCGCVGGICTWKPNPTFEACLREHGVDPSKVVRTGYFELEVEAVNRSDGEVNAAVKDFLSAFGISCDVPLALVKTSVTRISPSLDPSEVNASKALKAELEWLIETGVLRMDGSDVEDVLVAAEWGNAGHNSHIGWYETENGTFAWIPYDESLTPLLVRCFTREVPVYELPNGTAYVGPTLTKPPSEDSATTSGSAEGEICGPGIVVLLALLAVLAGRR, encoded by the coding sequence ATGAAGAGGCTCGCGGCGCTCATAATCCTCCTTATGTTCACCCTGACCCCGGTTGTTAAGGCCTGCATGAGTCCCGCCGACACGTACGCCGTCGAGGTGGTGCTGAACAAGCCGGGGATAGTTTACAAGCCTTATCCACAGTTCCATGCCCTTCACAACGCGCTGATTGAGAACGGCACCTTCATCTTCCGCTCCCACTACGATAGGAGGCTCTACGTCATGCTCTGGAACGGGAGCGACGGCCCCCACCTCAGGGTTCAGATACCCGTCGAGTGGAAGGCCTTGAACGTTTCTGGGGCCTCGTTAAACCTCTCCCTTCTCCTCACGGAAGAGACCCTCGAGAAGCTAAGGGCCGACGGCTGGAGCGTCACGGACAACACGACATTTGAGAGGAACGGAGTTAGGATAAGCCTGATCCCTGTTGCCGGAAAGGAGTGCACCTCCGACGCCGACTGCGCCACCGGCGGTTGTTCCGGCGAGGTCTGCGCTCCGGAGAAGGAAGCCCGGGAGATTGTGACGCCCTGCGTTTACAGGCCGTGGTACGACTGCCTCTCGCTGACGAGCTGCGGTTGCGTGGGCGGCATCTGCACATGGAAGCCGAACCCGACCTTTGAGGCCTGCCTGAGGGAGCACGGGGTTGATCCGTCCAAGGTTGTCCGGACGGGATACTTCGAGCTCGAGGTTGAGGCTGTGAACAGGTCCGATGGCGAGGTGAACGCGGCGGTCAAGGACTTCCTCAGCGCCTTCGGCATCTCCTGCGATGTCCCCCTGGCGCTGGTCAAGACCTCCGTAACTAGGATTTCCCCTTCACTGGATCCCTCGGAGGTCAACGCCTCCAAAGCCCTAAAAGCCGAGCTCGAGTGGCTGATTGAGACAGGTGTCCTTCGGATGGACGGATCGGATGTTGAGGATGTTCTCGTGGCTGCGGAGTGGGGGAACGCGGGGCACAACTCCCACATCGGCTGGTACGAGACGGAGAACGGCACCTTTGCATGGATACCCTACGATGAGAGCCTCACCCCCCTCCTCGTCAGGTGCTTCACCAGAGAGGTCCCCGTGTACGAGCTCCCGAACGGGACGGCCTACGTCGGGCCGACACTAACTAAGCCCCCTTCGGAAGATTCTGCCACAACGTCCGGTTCGGCTGAAGGGGAGATATGCGGGCCGGGGATAGTGGTCCTGCTGGCGTTGCTGGCTGTCCTCGCGGGGAGGAGATGA
- the eno gene encoding phosphopyruvate hydratase — MENPFEITGVVAREILDSRGNPTVEVEVYTPISMGRAAVPSGASTGTHEALELRDGGKRYHGKGVRRAVENVNKIIAPEIVGMDVTWQRDIDSLMLELDGTENKSNLGANAMLGVSLAVAKAAANALGLPLYQYIGGTNAYVMPVPMSNVINGGVHAGNELDFQEFMIMPVGAGSFREGIMWVSETYHVLKKVIAEKYGKNAVNVGDEGGFAPPMKEVTEPLEVLIKAIEEAGYKPGDEIAFALDAASSEFFHPDKGKYVVGGKEYDRGELLELYRELVSAYPIVSIEDPFHEEDWEGFAMITRKLGDKIQIVGDDLFVTNPKRIRKGIEMGAANALLLKVNQIGTLSEAIDAAYTSFRAGYGVVVSHRSGETEDSTIADLAVALNAGQIKTGAPARSDRNAKYNQLIRIEEELEGIALYPGRKFRNPFL, encoded by the coding sequence ATGGAGAACCCCTTTGAGATAACCGGAGTCGTTGCCAGGGAGATACTCGACAGCAGGGGAAACCCAACCGTTGAGGTCGAGGTCTACACCCCGATAAGCATGGGAAGAGCGGCCGTTCCAAGCGGAGCGAGCACCGGAACCCACGAGGCCCTTGAGCTCCGCGACGGCGGGAAGAGGTACCACGGCAAGGGCGTTAGAAGGGCCGTCGAGAACGTGAACAAGATAATCGCGCCGGAGATAGTCGGCATGGACGTCACCTGGCAGAGGGACATCGACAGCCTCATGCTCGAGCTCGACGGCACCGAGAACAAGAGCAACCTCGGCGCCAACGCGATGCTCGGCGTTTCTCTTGCCGTCGCCAAGGCAGCAGCAAACGCCCTCGGCCTTCCGCTCTACCAGTACATCGGCGGAACCAACGCCTACGTCATGCCGGTTCCGATGAGCAACGTCATCAACGGCGGCGTTCACGCGGGCAACGAGCTCGACTTCCAGGAGTTCATGATAATGCCCGTTGGGGCCGGCTCCTTCAGGGAGGGCATCATGTGGGTCAGCGAGACCTACCACGTCCTCAAGAAGGTCATAGCTGAGAAGTACGGAAAGAACGCCGTCAACGTCGGTGACGAGGGCGGCTTCGCCCCGCCGATGAAGGAAGTTACCGAGCCGCTCGAGGTCCTCATCAAGGCCATCGAGGAGGCCGGCTACAAGCCCGGCGACGAGATAGCCTTCGCCCTCGACGCGGCATCGAGCGAGTTCTTCCACCCGGACAAGGGCAAGTACGTCGTCGGAGGCAAGGAGTACGACAGGGGCGAGCTTCTCGAGCTCTACCGCGAGCTCGTCTCGGCCTACCCGATAGTCTCCATCGAGGACCCGTTCCACGAGGAGGACTGGGAAGGCTTCGCTATGATAACCAGGAAACTCGGAGACAAGATACAGATAGTCGGCGACGACCTCTTCGTCACCAACCCGAAGAGGATAAGGAAGGGCATAGAGATGGGTGCCGCCAACGCGCTCCTCCTCAAGGTGAACCAGATTGGAACCCTCAGCGAGGCCATTGACGCCGCCTACACCTCATTCCGCGCCGGCTACGGCGTCGTCGTCTCCCACCGCTCTGGAGAGACCGAGGACAGCACCATAGCCGACCTCGCGGTTGCCCTCAACGCCGGCCAGATAAAGACCGGTGCCCCAGCGAGAAGCGACAGGAACGCCAAGTACAACCAGCTCATACGCATAGAAGAGGAGCTTGAGGGCATAGCGCTCTATCCGGGCAGGAAGTTCCGCAACCCGTTCCTCTGA
- a CDS encoding radical SAM protein: MKKLKIYIPGVKFPSISLTGNYCSLNCAHCGRHYLDGMRKPTRKDLVDYCLGLEMEGYTGCLLSGGLDSRLKVPLDKYASEIREIKNRTNLKLNAHVGFIDESDLEWVRYVDAVSLDFVGDDGVIRRVYGIDKTVEDYLRILDLLTGAGVRVAPHITIGLDFGRIGWEYRAIDLLMEYPIDVLVLDVLIPTKGTGMESVPKPSVEESLKVVKYARERFNGEISIGCMRPLGRWRLEFDRGAVLAGVDRLTNPPRKVIEWAKTVREVEIIYECCVM; encoded by the coding sequence ATGAAAAAGCTCAAAATCTACATTCCTGGCGTTAAGTTCCCCTCTATCTCGCTCACGGGAAACTACTGCTCTCTGAACTGCGCCCACTGTGGGAGGCACTACCTGGATGGCATGAGAAAGCCCACCAGAAAGGATCTGGTTGATTATTGCCTCGGCCTGGAGATGGAAGGCTACACCGGCTGCCTGCTGAGCGGTGGTCTGGATTCCCGCCTAAAGGTGCCCCTCGATAAGTATGCGTCTGAAATAAGAGAGATCAAGAATAGAACGAACCTGAAGCTCAACGCCCACGTGGGGTTCATAGACGAGAGCGACCTGGAGTGGGTCAGGTACGTCGATGCCGTCTCCCTCGACTTCGTGGGCGATGACGGCGTGATAAGGCGCGTTTACGGGATAGACAAAACCGTTGAGGACTACCTGAGAATCCTGGACCTGCTTACAGGGGCGGGCGTCAGGGTGGCGCCCCACATAACCATCGGGTTGGATTTCGGCAGAATCGGCTGGGAGTACCGGGCCATAGACCTGCTGATGGAGTACCCGATAGACGTTCTAGTCCTCGACGTGCTCATTCCGACCAAGGGGACGGGGATGGAGAGCGTTCCAAAGCCGTCAGTGGAGGAGAGCCTGAAGGTCGTGAAATACGCGAGGGAGCGCTTCAACGGTGAGATAAGCATAGGCTGTATGCGGCCCCTGGGACGGTGGAGGCTTGAGTTCGACAGGGGCGCGGTTCTGGCCGGCGTTGACAGGCTGACGAATCCCCCCAGAAAAGTCATCGAATGGGCAAAGACGGTGAGGGAGGTCGAGATAATCTACGAGTGCTGCGTGATGTAA
- a CDS encoding Lrp/AsnC family transcriptional regulator → MANTLDATDLRLLKELKENARENIASLSKKLGIPRTTVHYRIKKLVEDGVIEKFTVKPDYKKLDLGTTAFILARYEPDSGLSQREVAERIAALEGVYEVHIIAGEWDLLIKVRAPSSEAVGRIVVDRLREIKGVGQTVTMVSFVTVKEEL, encoded by the coding sequence ATGGCAAACACTCTTGATGCCACTGATTTGAGGCTGTTGAAGGAACTCAAAGAGAACGCGAGGGAGAACATAGCCTCGCTCAGCAAGAAGCTCGGCATACCCCGAACCACCGTCCACTACCGCATCAAAAAGCTGGTCGAGGACGGCGTCATCGAGAAGTTCACCGTCAAGCCCGACTACAAAAAGCTCGACCTCGGGACCACCGCGTTCATCCTTGCCCGCTACGAACCGGACTCAGGCTTAAGCCAGCGCGAGGTTGCGGAGAGGATAGCGGCCCTCGAGGGAGTCTACGAGGTCCACATAATAGCCGGTGAGTGGGACCTGCTCATAAAGGTGCGCGCCCCGAGCTCGGAGGCCGTTGGAAGGATAGTCGTGGATCGGTTAAGGGAGATAAAAGGGGTTGGCCAGACGGTTACGATGGTATCATTCGTGACCGTTAAGGAGGAGCTTTAG
- a CDS encoding XTP/dITP diphosphatase, translating into MRLAFITSNPGKVEEARKYFEPLGVEVYQLKFEYPEIQADTLEEVAEYGLRWLAERIDGPFFLDDSGLFIDALKGFPGVYSAYVYRTLGIDGILRLMAGVEDRKAHFRSVVAYWDGEVHLFTGRVDGEITREKRGTGGFGFDPIFMPQGFDRTFAEMTTEEKNNISHRGRALKAFSEWLKENLK; encoded by the coding sequence ATGAGGCTGGCTTTTATCACTTCTAACCCCGGAAAGGTTGAGGAGGCAAGGAAGTACTTCGAGCCCCTCGGCGTTGAGGTTTACCAGCTCAAGTTCGAGTATCCGGAGATACAGGCGGATACACTCGAGGAGGTTGCTGAGTACGGCCTCAGATGGCTCGCCGAGAGGATAGACGGCCCGTTCTTCCTCGATGATTCCGGACTGTTCATCGACGCCCTTAAGGGCTTCCCCGGTGTGTACTCGGCCTACGTTTACAGAACCCTTGGAATAGACGGCATCCTCAGGCTCATGGCGGGTGTTGAGGACAGAAAAGCGCACTTCAGGAGCGTGGTAGCCTACTGGGACGGTGAGGTTCACCTGTTCACGGGCCGCGTCGATGGGGAGATAACCAGGGAGAAGCGCGGGACCGGCGGCTTCGGCTTTGACCCGATATTCATGCCTCAGGGATTCGACAGAACTTTTGCCGAAATGACAACTGAGGAGAAGAACAATATATCACATCGTGGAAGGGCTTTAAAAGCCTTCTCAGAGTGGCTAAAGGAAAACCTTAAATAA
- a CDS encoding adenosine-specific kinase gives MVKIEVVDIEKPEGVEAIIGQGNFSIFTVDDLAKTLLTTVPGIKFGIAMNEAKPQLTRFSGNDEELEKLAAKNALKIGAGHVFVVLMRNAFPINVLNAVKNHPAVVMVYGASENPLQVIVAETDLGRSVLGVVDGKAANRIEDEELKRERRKLVEKIGYRID, from the coding sequence ATGGTAAAGATAGAGGTCGTTGACATCGAAAAGCCAGAGGGCGTCGAGGCCATAATCGGACAGGGCAACTTCTCAATATTCACCGTGGATGACCTCGCCAAGACCCTTCTAACGACAGTTCCGGGCATAAAGTTCGGGATTGCTATGAACGAGGCGAAGCCCCAGCTGACGCGCTTCAGCGGCAACGACGAGGAGCTGGAGAAGCTCGCGGCAAAGAACGCCCTCAAGATTGGGGCGGGCCATGTCTTCGTCGTGCTCATGCGCAACGCTTTCCCGATAAACGTTCTCAACGCCGTCAAGAACCACCCCGCGGTGGTTATGGTCTACGGGGCCAGTGAGAACCCGCTCCAGGTCATTGTAGCCGAGACAGACCTGGGACGGAGCGTCCTGGGAGTCGTGGATGGCAAGGCCGCCAACAGGATAGAGGACGAGGAGCTCAAGAGGGAGCGCAGGAAGCTCGTGGAGAAGATAGGCTACCGGATCGACTGA
- a CDS encoding Lrp/AsnC family transcriptional regulator, with amino-acid sequence MTEPVMSELEFLVEILDKYPLESLKKIAESEGIDYYRLKRLYDKYYGKYLTVNASYNIKKIGLRSFITFLSVPSDKIMEVAYRLMKNPFVSYANPAFGFKNGFSIVFHIPDKQRKLIEEMLSKYSDDYEYYEVRVYPYSGDDNFGDWYLSHDYAVLMDILKWDARTPITEMARILGKSRPTVRYMINRLQEENIIRGFIPFVDVNIHDRAVIGLAKDFDEIILEKFKEYEITVGVLPGYGYLLEWFFSSKEDLGGKILEFSSYVDKLLIEYIDPIFKELNDNNTRNRYSRMVKEDGSGYRCILEF; translated from the coding sequence ATGACCGAACCGGTCATGTCTGAGCTGGAGTTCCTGGTTGAAATCCTCGATAAGTACCCCTTGGAAAGCCTGAAGAAGATAGCGGAGAGCGAGGGAATAGACTACTACCGGCTCAAGAGACTCTACGACAAGTATTACGGGAAATATCTAACCGTGAACGCTTCTTACAACATAAAGAAGATTGGATTAAGAAGTTTCATAACGTTTCTGAGCGTGCCGTCTGACAAGATCATGGAAGTCGCGTACAGGCTCATGAAAAATCCCTTCGTAAGCTACGCAAATCCAGCCTTCGGATTCAAGAATGGCTTCTCCATCGTGTTCCACATTCCTGACAAGCAGAGGAAGCTCATCGAGGAAATGCTCTCAAAGTACTCGGACGACTACGAATACTACGAGGTGAGGGTGTACCCATACAGCGGTGACGACAACTTCGGGGACTGGTACCTGAGCCACGATTACGCGGTTCTCATGGACATCCTCAAGTGGGACGCCAGAACCCCCATAACAGAGATGGCCCGAATATTAGGAAAGAGTCGCCCGACGGTCAGATACATGATAAACAGGCTCCAGGAGGAAAACATCATCAGGGGGTTCATCCCCTTCGTGGACGTAAACATCCACGACAGGGCAGTTATAGGGCTGGCGAAAGACTTCGACGAAATCATCCTCGAGAAGTTCAAGGAGTACGAGATAACGGTCGGTGTCCTTCCAGGTTACGGATACCTGCTGGAATGGTTCTTCTCCTCAAAGGAAGACCTGGGAGGCAAGATACTGGAGTTCAGCAGTTACGTGGATAAGCTCCTCATAGAGTACATCGACCCCATCTTCAAGGAACTCAACGACAACAATACGAGGAACAGGTATTCAAGAATGGTTAAAGAAGATGGAAGCGGATACCGCTGTATCCTGGAATTTTAG
- a CDS encoding SPASM domain-containing protein, whose translation MEKVAYDTAHSFGINLSPRVTSVAKPPWSNRPHTGRLERLILQLGAGRGKFSELTGIPRSIGCIGNNSFILRRDPLSVERVRELIREFREAGGSELWLTNYDSVGYLLSTAAYAVEIGVPEVYAVVLLDDLDEVKPVDGVRFIVELEYSPENIQRLEAHSWLYGALVMVKGSDLDELGGLKTTFAGEIYIDVLYPGSARRLDFNVIELKRILNPATERYHDCLAGTLAITADGYALPCPLLRNNVVADVKEVGIKNVLRKRRLKEFWRMTKDKIEACSTCPFKYICHDCRALEYQATGEIDGIEYCQIVL comes from the coding sequence GTGGAGAAGGTGGCTTATGATACCGCTCATTCCTTTGGTATAAACCTCTCCCCCAGGGTGACGTCGGTGGCAAAGCCCCCCTGGAGCAACAGGCCCCACACCGGCAGACTCGAGAGACTCATACTTCAGCTTGGTGCTGGCAGGGGCAAGTTCTCAGAACTGACCGGGATTCCTCGCTCGATTGGGTGCATAGGAAACAACTCTTTTATCCTCCGCCGAGATCCCCTGAGCGTTGAGCGCGTTAGGGAGCTTATCAGGGAGTTTCGAGAGGCTGGCGGAAGCGAGCTCTGGCTGACCAACTACGACAGCGTAGGATACCTCCTTTCAACGGCCGCGTACGCCGTGGAGATAGGTGTTCCGGAGGTTTACGCGGTTGTCCTTCTCGATGACCTGGACGAGGTAAAGCCAGTGGATGGTGTCCGCTTCATCGTTGAGCTCGAGTACTCCCCCGAGAACATCCAGCGGCTTGAGGCCCACAGCTGGCTCTACGGTGCCCTGGTGATGGTCAAAGGTTCCGACCTGGACGAGCTTGGGGGCCTCAAGACCACCTTTGCCGGTGAGATATACATAGACGTCCTGTACCCCGGCTCCGCTAGGAGGCTCGACTTCAACGTCATTGAGCTGAAGCGCATACTCAACCCTGCCACCGAGAGGTACCACGACTGCCTGGCTGGAACCCTCGCTATAACTGCCGATGGCTACGCCCTTCCCTGTCCGCTCCTGAGGAACAACGTGGTAGCGGATGTCAAGGAGGTTGGGATTAAGAATGTGCTCCGGAAGAGGCGCCTCAAGGAGTTCTGGAGGATGACGAAGGATAAAATCGAGGCCTGCAGCACGTGCCCGTTCAAGTACATCTGCCACGACTGCAGGGCCCTCGAGTACCAGGCTACCGGCGAGATAGACGGCATAGAGTACTGTCAGATAGTCCTTTGA
- a CDS encoding molybdenum cofactor biosynthesis protein MoaE, whose amino-acid sequence MKVRLTKEPFDLNEALGYLLVPEAGGYVFFLGKVRNENHGRRVRKLIYEAYPEMAEAEMERIRKEAIEKFPILDMLIWHRYGELEVGQDTILIIASGRHRKEAFEACEWAIDEVKKRVPVWKREVTDEGEFWIEGDRTVPLR is encoded by the coding sequence ATGAAGGTGAGGCTCACGAAGGAACCTTTCGACCTGAACGAGGCACTTGGTTACCTGCTCGTTCCCGAGGCCGGCGGCTACGTGTTTTTCCTGGGCAAGGTGCGGAACGAGAACCATGGGAGGCGCGTCAGAAAGCTCATATACGAGGCCTATCCTGAGATGGCGGAGGCCGAGATGGAGCGGATAAGAAAGGAGGCCATTGAGAAGTTCCCCATCCTTGACATGCTCATATGGCACCGCTACGGGGAGCTGGAGGTCGGTCAGGATACGATACTCATCATAGCCAGCGGAAGGCACCGGAAGGAGGCGTTTGAAGCGTGTGAGTGGGCCATAGATGAGGTGAAGAAGCGCGTGCCGGTGTGGAAGAGGGAGGTGACCGACGAGGGGGAGTTCTGGATAGAGGGAGACAGGACGGTCCCCTTGAGGTGA
- a CDS encoding ThiF family adenylyltransferase yields the protein MLSGKEIERYDRQIMIFGPEGQEKLKGSKVAVVGVGGLGSPVAYYLAAAGIGRLLLIDEQEPELSNLNRQILHWEEDIGRNPKPISAKWKLERFNSDIEIETFVGRLSEENIDGVLEGVDVIVDCLDNFETRFLLDDYAQRNRVPLVHGAVEGTFGQVTTIVPGVTKSLREIFPRVGKKKEKFPILGATAGVVGSIQAMEVVKLLTGIGEPLLNKLLIVDLAFNTFDVVELR from the coding sequence ATGCTGAGCGGAAAGGAGATAGAGCGCTACGACAGGCAGATAATGATCTTCGGGCCGGAGGGCCAGGAAAAGCTGAAGGGCTCGAAGGTGGCCGTCGTCGGAGTCGGCGGCCTCGGAAGCCCGGTCGCCTACTACCTCGCCGCCGCGGGGATAGGGAGACTCCTCCTCATAGACGAGCAGGAGCCCGAGCTCAGCAACCTCAACAGGCAGATACTCCACTGGGAAGAAGACATCGGAAGGAATCCAAAGCCCATCTCGGCGAAGTGGAAGCTGGAGCGCTTCAACTCCGACATTGAGATCGAGACGTTCGTCGGCAGGCTGAGCGAGGAGAACATCGATGGGGTCCTTGAGGGCGTGGACGTGATAGTTGACTGCCTCGACAACTTTGAGACGCGCTTCCTGCTCGATGACTACGCCCAGCGGAATCGCGTGCCCCTCGTTCACGGTGCAGTGGAGGGCACCTTCGGCCAGGTCACGACCATAGTACCCGGCGTCACCAAGAGCCTGCGCGAAATCTTTCCAAGGGTTGGGAAAAAGAAGGAGAAGTTCCCCATCCTTGGTGCAACGGCCGGAGTCGTCGGCTCGATTCAGGCGATGGAGGTCGTGAAGCTCCTCACGGGCATCGGTGAGCCCCTGCTGAACAAGCTCCTCATCGTCGACCTAGCCTTCAACACCTTCGACGTCGTTGAGCTCAGGTAG
- a CDS encoding ubiquitin-like small modifier protein 1, protein MRVTVRYFARYRSLVGKGEEELEVPEGITVLELIELLKERHPVLRNEVFAEEDDLADVNVSRNGRYVRFDEVLRDGDIVALFPPVSGG, encoded by the coding sequence ATGAGGGTCACGGTAAGGTATTTTGCCCGCTACCGCTCCCTCGTCGGGAAGGGCGAGGAGGAGCTTGAGGTTCCAGAGGGAATAACGGTTCTCGAACTCATCGAACTGCTGAAGGAGAGGCATCCCGTTCTCAGAAACGAGGTTTTCGCGGAGGAGGACGACCTGGCCGACGTCAACGTCTCCCGCAACGGCCGCTACGTCCGCTTCGACGAGGTGCTGAGGGACGGCGACATCGTGGCGCTATTCCCGCCGGTGAGCGGTGGCTGA
- a CDS encoding CDP-2,3-bis-(O-geranylgeranyl)-sn-glycerol synthase — translation MGFVSSLLWAFWYILPAYVANASPVLVGGGRPIDGGRHWRDGRRVFGDGKTWRGLVGGVSIGTLTGLIQYFITPGFYGALKTALMLAFLLSFGALLGDLVGSFFKRRANLPRGAPAIGLDQLGFLIAALALAYPVKTLDSGQIIFLLVVSPFVHWGANYFAYRMGWKSVPW, via the coding sequence ATGGGGTTCGTTTCATCTCTCCTCTGGGCGTTCTGGTACATACTGCCGGCCTACGTTGCCAATGCATCCCCCGTGCTCGTCGGAGGAGGGCGGCCCATAGACGGCGGCAGACACTGGAGGGACGGCCGAAGGGTGTTCGGGGATGGAAAGACTTGGCGCGGCCTCGTCGGTGGGGTTTCCATCGGAACCCTCACGGGACTCATCCAGTACTTCATCACCCCCGGCTTCTACGGGGCCCTCAAAACCGCCCTCATGCTCGCTTTTCTGCTCTCTTTCGGTGCCCTCCTTGGTGACCTCGTGGGGAGCTTCTTCAAGAGGCGCGCGAACCTCCCGCGTGGTGCCCCGGCCATAGGCCTCGATCAGCTCGGCTTTCTCATAGCGGCCCTGGCCCTCGCGTATCCGGTTAAAACCCTCGACTCGGGCCAGATAATCTTCCTCCTGGTCGTCTCGCCCTTCGTCCACTGGGGGGCCAACTACTTCGCCTACAGGATGGGCTGGAAGAGCGTGCCGTGGTGA
- a CDS encoding GbsR/MarR family transcriptional regulator — protein sequence MGIEEAKRIVMEHFAGAARRFGFNELYGYIYGVLFLASEPMSLGEIAETTGYSLSHVSTALKFMERIGLVVRIKKPGDKKAYYRATKLLKDWRQAAYYGKIMEDIQQTRANLERALRELEGEEGEEAESIRQSIALAIERNALAGRILKFLIEHGDEEVLERLLDCLESDEKR from the coding sequence ATGGGTATCGAGGAGGCCAAGAGGATAGTCATGGAGCACTTTGCCGGGGCCGCGAGACGCTTCGGCTTCAACGAGCTTTACGGTTACATATACGGGGTTCTCTTCCTTGCGAGCGAGCCGATGAGCCTGGGTGAAATCGCCGAAACCACCGGGTACTCGCTCTCCCACGTGAGCACCGCCCTTAAGTTCATGGAGCGTATAGGCCTCGTGGTCAGGATAAAGAAACCCGGGGATAAGAAGGCCTACTACAGGGCCACCAAGCTCCTGAAGGACTGGCGCCAGGCAGCTTACTACGGGAAGATAATGGAGGACATCCAGCAGACGAGGGCAAACCTAGAAAGGGCTTTACGGGAGCTCGAGGGCGAGGAAGGCGAGGAGGCCGAGTCGATACGCCAGAGCATAGCACTTGCGATAGAAAGGAACGCCCTCGCCGGGAGGATTCTGAAGTTCCTGATCGAGCATGGGGATGAGGAGGTTCTTGAGAGGCTCCTCGACTGCCTCGAGTCGGACGAAAAGCGGTAG